A genomic region of Papaver somniferum cultivar HN1 chromosome 7, ASM357369v1, whole genome shotgun sequence contains the following coding sequences:
- the LOC113299317 gene encoding uncharacterized protein LOC113299317 isoform X1 — MKNVLTCNCFNKRRMVSLLTRRHYSLGTLSSALQHDKASNTVLSNSTYMIGLRHIDFGGRRSSGLFSVHSLQHHFYSTGFTSVHGERPSAEYAMLRKESLESEFGHALGNYSSRNLSAYYRFGPFLALYRAAIISFQLTKLTVWHFFLQDIRSRAVKFRETLIRLGPFYVKLGQALSTRPDILPSVYCQELAKLQDQIPPFPTHLAYKSIEAQLGAPLSKIFADIGSEPLAAASLGQVYKAHLHSGELVAVKVQRPGMSLSLTLDALLFHMIGGQLKRFANARKDLLVAVNEMVRHMFEEIDYILEGQNAERFASLYGSYPGHNQNSQERTSAADVAGKKNITYIKVPKIYWNLTRKAVLTMEWIDGIKLTDADRLSKASLNRKELIDQGLHCSLRQLLEVGFFHADPHPGNLVATKDGNLAYFDFGMMGDIPRHYQIGLIQVLVHYVNRDSLGLANDFLSLGFIPEGVDIQAVADALKASFGDGTRQSQDFQGIMNQLYDVMYEFNFCLPPDYALVIRALGSLEGTAKALDPEFKVVESAYPFVIGRLLADPHPDMRKILMQLLIRNDGSVRWNRLERLVVAISEQASGSAEEPLDNPASGWKFFDMRSVVAATEDLFHFILSEKGWRVRVFLVQDIIRAADDFLQDEVLPRVLHEKFQRKDPPNEGPTASARLNNGFQSLYRAVKAAPEVWAAMIIRLAAKPEIHRFNIEIICALVKHSNKELPEALFLCISKYLHKLEQEKYRSDDFEHR; from the exons ATGAAGAATGTCTTAACGTGTAACTGTTTCAATAAACGGCGTATGGTTTCTCTTCTTACACGCCGGCATTATTCACTCGGTACTCTCTCCTCAG CTTTACAACATGATAAAGCATCTAACACAGTTTTGTCGAATAGTACTTACATGATTGGTTTGAGACATATTGATTTTGGAGGACGAAGAAGTTCTGGTTTGTTCTCAGTGCACTCACTGCAACATCACTT TTATTCAACTGGTTTTACTAGCGTACATGGCGAAAGGCCATCTGCAGAATATGCAATGTTACGAAAGGAGTCTTTGGAGAGTGAATTTGGTCACGCGCTTGGAAATTATAGCTCCAGAAACCTTTCAGCTTATTACCGTTTTGGGCCCTTCCTGGCTTTGTATAGAGCAGCCATTATCTCATTTCAGTTGACAAAATTAACTGTATGGCACTTTTTTCTTCAAGACATTCGTAGCCGAGCTGTTAAG TTCAGGGAAACTCTAATCCGTTTGGGGCCTTTCTATGTGAAG CTTGGCCAGGCTTTGAGCACGCGGCCAGATATACTACCTTCTGTTTACTGTCAAGAACTAGCCAAGCTACAG GATCAAATACCTCCCTTTCCAACACATCTGGCATACAAGTCTATCGAAGCTCAATTGGGAGCTCCACTATCAAAGATATTTGCGGACATAGGTTCTGAACCCCTCGCAGCAGCATCCCTAGGGCAGGTCTATAAAG CCCATCTGCACTCTGGGGAACTTGTGGCTGTTAAAGTCCAGAGACCTGGTATGTCACTCTCGTTGACACTTGATGCCCTATTATTTCATATGATTGGAGGCCAGCTGAAGAGATTTGCAAATGCCCGGAAAGATCTTTTGGTAGCAGTCAATGAGATG GTCCGGCACATGTTTGAAGAGATTGATTACATCCTTGAGGGACAAAATGCGGAACGCTTTGCTTCTTTGTATGGCTCATACCCAG GCCACAACCAGAATAGTCAAGAAAGAACATCAGCTGCTGATGTTGCAGGGAAAAAGAATATAACCTATATTAAGGTTCCAAAAATATATTGGAACCTCACGAGAAAGGCTGTACTAACGATGGAATGGATTGATGGGATCAAGCTTACAGATGCAGACCGCTTGAGCAAAGCCTCGTTGAACAGGAAGGAACTTATTGACCAG GGGCTGCATTGCTCATTGAGGCAGTTGCTTGAGGTGGGGTTTTTCCATGCTGATCCCCATCCCGGAAATCTAGTTGCTACGAAAGACGGTAACCTTGCATACTTTGATTTTGGTATGATGGGAGATATTCCTCGCCATTATCAAATTGGCCTTATACAAGTG CTTGTACACTATGTTAACCGTGATTCTCTGGGCTTAGCAAACGACTTCCTTTCTCTGGGATTTATACCTGAAGGGGTTGATATACAGGCAGTTGCAGATGCGTTAAAAGCATCTTTTGGCGACGGGACCCGGCAATCTCAAGATTTCCAG GGTATAATGAACCAACTATATGATGTTATGTACGAATTCAACTTTTGTCTTCCTCCAGACTATGCACTGGTAATAAGAGCTTTAGGATCACTTGAAGGGACTGCGAAAGCACTGGATCCTGAATTCAAAGTTGTGGAGAGTGCATATCCTTTCGTTATTGGAAGACTTCTTGCAGATCCTCATCCTGATATGAGGAAAATATTGATGCAGCTACTTATTCGTAATGATGGCTCCGTTAGATGGAATCGGCTTGAACGCCTG GTTGTTGCAATCTCTGAGCAAGCTTCTGGATCAGCCGAGGAACCTCTTGATAACCCTGCTTCTGGATGGAAATTCTTTGACATGCGTTCTGTTGTTGCTGCGACCGAAGATCTTTTTCATTTCATTCTGTCAGAGAAGGGTTGGAGGGTGAGGGTCTTTCTAGTTCAGGATATTATTAGAGCAGCTGATGACTTTCTTCAAGATGAAGTTCTTCCACGTGTCTTGCACGAAAAATTTCAAAGGAAAGATCCACCAAATGAG gGACCCACTGCAAGTGCTAGGCTGAATAACGGGTTCCAATCACTTTATCGAGCAGTAAAGGCTGCCCCAGAAGTGTGGGCAGCCATGATTATACGCCTGGCGGCAAAACCTGAGATTCATCGGTTCAATATAGAGATTATCTGTGCTTTGGTGAAGCATTCCAATAAAGAGCTCCCGGAAGctctttttctttgtatttctaAGTATCTACATAAGTTGGAGCAAGAGAAGTACAGGTCCGATGATTTTGAACATCGGTAA
- the LOC113299317 gene encoding uncharacterized protein LOC113299317 isoform X2, with the protein MKNVLTCNCFNKRRMVSLLTRRHYSLGTLSSALQHDKASNTVLSNSTYMIGLRHIDFGGRRSSGLFSVHSLQHHFYSTGFTSVHGERPSAEYAMLRKESLESEFGHALGNYSSRNLSAYYRFGPFLALYRAAIISFQLTKLTVWHFFLQDIRSRAVKLGQALSTRPDILPSVYCQELAKLQDQIPPFPTHLAYKSIEAQLGAPLSKIFADIGSEPLAAASLGQVYKAHLHSGELVAVKVQRPGMSLSLTLDALLFHMIGGQLKRFANARKDLLVAVNEMVRHMFEEIDYILEGQNAERFASLYGSYPGHNQNSQERTSAADVAGKKNITYIKVPKIYWNLTRKAVLTMEWIDGIKLTDADRLSKASLNRKELIDQGLHCSLRQLLEVGFFHADPHPGNLVATKDGNLAYFDFGMMGDIPRHYQIGLIQVLVHYVNRDSLGLANDFLSLGFIPEGVDIQAVADALKASFGDGTRQSQDFQGIMNQLYDVMYEFNFCLPPDYALVIRALGSLEGTAKALDPEFKVVESAYPFVIGRLLADPHPDMRKILMQLLIRNDGSVRWNRLERLVVAISEQASGSAEEPLDNPASGWKFFDMRSVVAATEDLFHFILSEKGWRVRVFLVQDIIRAADDFLQDEVLPRVLHEKFQRKDPPNEGPTASARLNNGFQSLYRAVKAAPEVWAAMIIRLAAKPEIHRFNIEIICALVKHSNKELPEALFLCISKYLHKLEQEKYRSDDFEHR; encoded by the exons ATGAAGAATGTCTTAACGTGTAACTGTTTCAATAAACGGCGTATGGTTTCTCTTCTTACACGCCGGCATTATTCACTCGGTACTCTCTCCTCAG CTTTACAACATGATAAAGCATCTAACACAGTTTTGTCGAATAGTACTTACATGATTGGTTTGAGACATATTGATTTTGGAGGACGAAGAAGTTCTGGTTTGTTCTCAGTGCACTCACTGCAACATCACTT TTATTCAACTGGTTTTACTAGCGTACATGGCGAAAGGCCATCTGCAGAATATGCAATGTTACGAAAGGAGTCTTTGGAGAGTGAATTTGGTCACGCGCTTGGAAATTATAGCTCCAGAAACCTTTCAGCTTATTACCGTTTTGGGCCCTTCCTGGCTTTGTATAGAGCAGCCATTATCTCATTTCAGTTGACAAAATTAACTGTATGGCACTTTTTTCTTCAAGACATTCGTAGCCGAGCTGTTAAG CTTGGCCAGGCTTTGAGCACGCGGCCAGATATACTACCTTCTGTTTACTGTCAAGAACTAGCCAAGCTACAG GATCAAATACCTCCCTTTCCAACACATCTGGCATACAAGTCTATCGAAGCTCAATTGGGAGCTCCACTATCAAAGATATTTGCGGACATAGGTTCTGAACCCCTCGCAGCAGCATCCCTAGGGCAGGTCTATAAAG CCCATCTGCACTCTGGGGAACTTGTGGCTGTTAAAGTCCAGAGACCTGGTATGTCACTCTCGTTGACACTTGATGCCCTATTATTTCATATGATTGGAGGCCAGCTGAAGAGATTTGCAAATGCCCGGAAAGATCTTTTGGTAGCAGTCAATGAGATG GTCCGGCACATGTTTGAAGAGATTGATTACATCCTTGAGGGACAAAATGCGGAACGCTTTGCTTCTTTGTATGGCTCATACCCAG GCCACAACCAGAATAGTCAAGAAAGAACATCAGCTGCTGATGTTGCAGGGAAAAAGAATATAACCTATATTAAGGTTCCAAAAATATATTGGAACCTCACGAGAAAGGCTGTACTAACGATGGAATGGATTGATGGGATCAAGCTTACAGATGCAGACCGCTTGAGCAAAGCCTCGTTGAACAGGAAGGAACTTATTGACCAG GGGCTGCATTGCTCATTGAGGCAGTTGCTTGAGGTGGGGTTTTTCCATGCTGATCCCCATCCCGGAAATCTAGTTGCTACGAAAGACGGTAACCTTGCATACTTTGATTTTGGTATGATGGGAGATATTCCTCGCCATTATCAAATTGGCCTTATACAAGTG CTTGTACACTATGTTAACCGTGATTCTCTGGGCTTAGCAAACGACTTCCTTTCTCTGGGATTTATACCTGAAGGGGTTGATATACAGGCAGTTGCAGATGCGTTAAAAGCATCTTTTGGCGACGGGACCCGGCAATCTCAAGATTTCCAG GGTATAATGAACCAACTATATGATGTTATGTACGAATTCAACTTTTGTCTTCCTCCAGACTATGCACTGGTAATAAGAGCTTTAGGATCACTTGAAGGGACTGCGAAAGCACTGGATCCTGAATTCAAAGTTGTGGAGAGTGCATATCCTTTCGTTATTGGAAGACTTCTTGCAGATCCTCATCCTGATATGAGGAAAATATTGATGCAGCTACTTATTCGTAATGATGGCTCCGTTAGATGGAATCGGCTTGAACGCCTG GTTGTTGCAATCTCTGAGCAAGCTTCTGGATCAGCCGAGGAACCTCTTGATAACCCTGCTTCTGGATGGAAATTCTTTGACATGCGTTCTGTTGTTGCTGCGACCGAAGATCTTTTTCATTTCATTCTGTCAGAGAAGGGTTGGAGGGTGAGGGTCTTTCTAGTTCAGGATATTATTAGAGCAGCTGATGACTTTCTTCAAGATGAAGTTCTTCCACGTGTCTTGCACGAAAAATTTCAAAGGAAAGATCCACCAAATGAG gGACCCACTGCAAGTGCTAGGCTGAATAACGGGTTCCAATCACTTTATCGAGCAGTAAAGGCTGCCCCAGAAGTGTGGGCAGCCATGATTATACGCCTGGCGGCAAAACCTGAGATTCATCGGTTCAATATAGAGATTATCTGTGCTTTGGTGAAGCATTCCAATAAAGAGCTCCCGGAAGctctttttctttgtatttctaAGTATCTACATAAGTTGGAGCAAGAGAAGTACAGGTCCGATGATTTTGAACATCGGTAA